The Nicotiana tomentosiformis chromosome 9, ASM39032v3, whole genome shotgun sequence genome contains the following window.
AATTAATTAGAGGTGAAGAGAGAAAAAATCTTGCTTACCCTTTATTTTGATAGCACAAGAATATTTGGTTTAAGCTGACCATTTTTGAGAGGACAATGTTGTAGGGCATAAATAGAGAAAACAATTGGTAGAATTTAGACATGTACGTTATGAGTgaacaaatattttattaaagtGAAAGGCTTAAAAATCTTATATGTTCAGATTGGTCTCTCTTCACCAATGGATTCAGAATAGATATTAATGAAGTCTCATTAATATGAGAGATATTTATTCACACCTCATTAATGTCAAAGTTACATCCTCTTGCTAAGAAGGGGAGAAATGTAACCTTCTTGTGACTGTTAGTAAATTATATATATCCGACTAGTTAATTTATCTTTGCTTCAGACAGTCAACTCATTTTTAATCTTTGTAAATTTAATTGATGTAAAAGATGAAAAAATGTTAAGGTGCCAAAAGTAAAACACCAAATGTATAATCTAAGATAAGTTTACGAAATTAAATAAATTGAAAATCAAATGTGATAAGAAAAAATACAGCTGAAAaagaatttaaacaaataaagcaTTGCCTACCTATTTGTagctttaaatattttaattatttgtaaCGTTTTAATGTATGGACGGAACTAATGTATATATTTAATATCAAGGAGTTAACTACTCATGTTAACAAAATATGTGTAAAGAGTAGTAGGTTGCGCACTGTCTGTGCTAAGCTGAACAATTAGAAACTTTTACTGAATAATAGGATTTAATTGTAAAACATAAAGCTAACTTTAATTAACTACTCCTCAACAGTTACGTATCACCAAATTAAATAAGCAGCAGGTACAACATCTGCAAGCTTATTAGTTACAGAAGTTCAGTTCACTAACTTAATTATAGTAGCTCGCAATCTCGAGCACAAGGATATAGGTCTATGTATTGAAACCCTGCTCTGTCAAAAAACCAATCCCCAACAGCTTCACCAATTGTCTACACAGATAAAACCATAAATATTACAACTACTAACAGTGATAGGCGAATGATAaaattcaaaacataaaagtattcagattttatttatatatataaaacaaaagaaaaattaccttaTGAAGTAATCTTGGAGAGGTAGGACTCAACCAGAAATTCGTCGACATAATTGCACCATGAATATGGCAAGATGTGATGAAATAACCCCTCGTAAAAGAAGGGTCGAGTCCCTCAAATGCCTTCAAAAATTCCACTCCAAAAACTATATTTAAAAATGAAACAAATTAAAAAGAATTAGAGGAGAAGAAGAgccatttatacatatatatgtgATAGGAAGGTATGCATTAATTAGTTAATCGCCAGAGAAATAGTGCTAACCTTGAATAATTAAACGTTGGCTAAATGTGCAGTTGCTTATTTGTTTCTTGCAATCGTCCCAGACATGTTGAGGATCGAGGTATTTAGGAACCAAAATATTTTCAATCTGGAGTTAGAGTTAGAGTATTGAATCATTAGAATGAATTTCTTTTATATTTAATAGGAACTAAAGAATAAAACTAACGAAATTTTTAAAACGAGAGAAATTAATATTTGTCTTCTTGACCTGCCAAGAGTCATAGTGTGAGTTGATTATAAACAATGGAGTCTCGACATATGGAACAACATTCTGAGGGAAAAAGCACTGCACCATTATTAAGAAAAACTAATGTTAGATAACAATATTTATATGGCACAAGAAAAAGGTTTTTGTTTCCAAAAAACTTAAACTCTTAATTACCAGACTTGGTTCCATTGCAGATGTGCAAGATGGAGGCAAATTCTTAGCCGATCCCTTCAAcaagagaaaaaaaatattatagaaAAAGAATCTAACTTGCACTTACTTGTTAAGTATATATTATACGATCGTACTATAACAAAAAGGATGATGGAACTTACATGTAATGTCACAACTCTCTGATACATCTCTTGAATATCTGAAGTACCAGAGATTGTCTTGCTGCATGTATATATCACGAAAGGCTTGAGTTAGTTGGCATAAACATAAATTAGACATTAATAAATCAATAGTACGTACTTGATACTTTTATTTCTTAAGTGATTTATGCATAGAAAGAAAAGCTCACCCATTAATGAAAAAGCCTGCATCTGCGACACACTTAACTTTGGCATCATTTGGCAAGAGGGATTTGAACTTGTCGCAGTTCAAGATTGTAGCCAACCCTCCTGCTGAAACTCCACTCAAAATTGCCTGACATtgcattttttgtttttttaagatTTAGCCAGTTAGAAATCAgaatttaaaaaagaagaagagagaggCATAATAAGGTAGTACGAGACTTGTAATTATGAATATTATGAAGCCAGAGAGTAATTGATATTCTTACATTTTCTGCATTTTGCATGCCTTTGCTCCATAAATCTTTCATAATGGCCTTAAATATTCTTGCCCCTCTAAAAAACAGTTTGTTGTCCTAATTAATGTAGAAATGTTACGGGATATATTAATCACCAAATTATTCAGCGATGTTTATCAATATATATGACATAATATTACTTACAGGGTCAACTTGTTCGATATCACCGGTGAAAGATGAACCATCACAATACTTCACCCTCACCCTATTCCAGTTGTAAAAGTCTACCATTCCAATTTTTCTTAACGTTAGAAGAAGTGTGTAAAAATTTATGCATATAAAGAGAAAAGAAACAAAGTAAGATAATAGTACTGACTACTGAGCTTAATTAACCTGGATTATTTTGGGGATTATTATAAAGTATCCCAGCAAACCGAGATCCATTCTTCATCTGCTTAGAAGAACCTAATTCGGTAGTTGAACGACTAAGGCAATCTGGTATACTTTGACACCAAGCGCCTCcctaaaaataccaaattttccaGCGTAAGCAATGCAAAGCAGAATATTTAATGGTTTAATCTTGTGATTTAATTATGTTAAAGACAAAAAGTAAATGAATAAGAAGAACTAAATAGTAAATAATTAACTAACATCCATGACAATAATCCAGCTGCTAAGTCCGCTACCATATCCCTTATCCAAATGATAAGCTGGTGGACTTCCATCTAGGCATACTGCAGTTGGTTCAAACACAAAATAAATAATTAGTCTGCATGTGATTATCTTTTACGTAATTTTTATAACTTAAGGAAGAATGTATTGATTTACACTCTACAGCCAAGTATTTTACCTGCGCCTTCTGCAATCGCGCTATTGAGTATTGTGATATTTATGTATTGATTATCATCGGCGCCAAGAATAGTTGTACACAATATTGCTAGAGATGATAACAAAGCCAACAGAAAGGTTGACATCTTGCAAAAAAGGCTTGAATATTGATGTTATATCAAGAATCTTGTTCTTCTTAAAAAAAAGATAGGAGGTTTTAGAAACAGAAAGCAAACAATGTTTATTAGTAGACTGCGTAAAAGTAGAGGTGAATGAGCTGGTAAGAGGTCATCTCTATTTATAAGCAAACATATAGTATATCCTTCCTTCTGTAAACTGctcgtttttt
Protein-coding sequences here:
- the LOC104106115 gene encoding pectin acetylesterase 8-like isoform X1; the encoded protein is MSTFLLALLSSLAILCTTILGADDNQYINITILNSAIAEGAVCLDGSPPAYHLDKGYGSGLSSWIIVMDGGAWCQSIPDCLSRSTTELGSSKQMKNGSRFAGILYNNPQNNPDFYNWNRVRVKYCDGSSFTGDIEQVDPDNKLFFRGARIFKAIMKDLWSKGMQNAENAILSGVSAGGLATILNCDKFKSLLPNDAKVKCVADAGFFINGKTISGTSDIQEMYQRVVTLHGSAKNLPPSCTSAMEPSLCFFPQNVVPYVETPLFIINSHYDSWQIENILVPKYLDPQHVWDDCKKQISNCTFSQRLIIQVFGVEFLKAFEGLDPSFTRGYFITSCHIHGAIMSTNFWLSPTSPRLLHKTIGEAVGDWFFDRAGFQYIDLYPCARDCELL
- the LOC104106115 gene encoding pectin acetylesterase 8-like isoform X3, which gives rise to MKNGSRFAGILYNNPQNNPDFYNWNRVRVKYCDGSSFTGDIEQVDPDNKLFFRGARIFKAIMKDLWSKGMQNAENAILSGVSAGGLATILNCDKFKSLLPNDAKVKCVADAGFFINGKTISGTSDIQEMYQRVVTLHGSAKNLPPSCTSAMEPSLCFFPQNVVPYVETPLFIINSHYDSWQIENILVPKYLDPQHVWDDCKKQISNCTFSQRLIIQVFGVEFLKAFEGLDPSFTRGYFITSCHIHGAIMSTNFWLSPTSPRLLHKTIGEAVGDWFFDRAGFQYIDLYPCARDCELL
- the LOC104106115 gene encoding pectin acetylesterase 8-like isoform X2, whose protein sequence is MSTFLLALLSSLAILCTTILGADDNQYINITILNSAIAEGAVCLDGSPPAYHLDKGYGSGLSSWIIVMDGGAWCQSIPDCLSRSTTELGSSKQMKNGSRFAGILYNNPQNNPDFYNWNRVRVKYCDGSSFTGDIEQVDPDNKLFFRGARIFKAIMKDLWSKGMQNAENAILSGVSAGGLATILNCDKFKSLLPNDAKVKCVADAGFFINGKTISGTSDIQEMYQRVVTLHGSAKNLPPSCTSAMEPSLCFFPQNVVPYVETPLFIINSHYDSWQIENILVPKYLDPQHVWDDCKKQISNCTFSQRLIIQVFGVEFLKAFEGLDPSFTRGYFITSCHIHGAIMSTNFWLSPTSPRLLHKEL